Proteins co-encoded in one Xiphophorus couchianus chromosome 16, X_couchianus-1.0, whole genome shotgun sequence genomic window:
- the LOC114159751 gene encoding hemicentin-1 — MNSHPPVSQSGMLPLGMLGLLLLSVLPCGADLTCTPMTILTLDAPVIIENGTRLFASCNTTEIDFEEMSLCLGKTCCKNTQKDHVVSCVALVSDSEMRAECRIKLNETLECSEDLDITVYKNPKVMLSMTNGNAKQADYELHCDVFDVAPAQNISVTWYRNNKTFKSFMDSIEEPEKNSYILGVNISREERFAEFRCEIQLKVGELKPQHPVISTTHRLSARYAPVLRTNSSKIITMAWGGNATLLCDIEGNPPPVYQWTIDEQPMLETTNRLDITQVNSSSIYSCTATNILGKTTMNIFVDMEENDTTDPPVMPTPEASENCGLTVMPSEVYVKYGDSASINCSTTSKDPALMNWEFAVGKTSGTPPSVTWMIEKLEDFTVEPFCFVTLDTDEQCKMKPNITLYKLPDSVAVSAAGNGPMKEGEEHQLQCQIYSVAPAKKLLVKWHKDDKTVLTDYLKSSDVTPLPECLKDSTVRLCNVSSIYTFTVKKSDNGSLFRCEVEFQFGPAGPLVPPSMASEPYTTVVHYKPTIKNCPGYVGVENSFRLNDLPCETDGNPPPGIEWYYNGTLIDSFKVLTRAESGIYKATARNSMGQVNTDVHITVEYAPRLSCQMLYEVEVEDTPKPLCNPEGLPLPNITWFKNGKEHFPQRWEKNESGNYLVKAFNKHGTAEHMFYLDILYPPEFTEPDTTTGVIVDGNVSLVWEADGNPKPEIQCNDSLAENVRASTVGRQKIITITGATSTNAGRYICVATNKVGKVTRSTTLLLKDMSTDLSQHWWVFLLVLLVFVIFLVLVFILKGRKKHGRYNFPLQARFTVENGTT; from the exons GGGCTGACCTCACCTGCACCCCGATGACTATCCTGACCTTGGATGCTCCTGTAATCATAGAAAATGGAACACGACTTTTTGCAAGTTGCAACACCACAGAAATAGATTTCGAGGAGATGAGCCTATGCCTTGGAAAAACATGCTGTAAAAATACGCAAAAGGATCATGTTGTCTCCTGTGTTGCATTAGTGTCAGACTCTGAAATGAGGGCAGAGTGCAGAATAAAGCTAAATGAAACCCTTGAATGCAGTGAAGACCTTGACATCACCGTATACA agAACCCAAAGGTTATGCTCTCTATGACGAATGGAAATGCAAAGCAGGCAGATTACGAACTACACTGTGATGTCTTTGATGTTGCCCCTGCTCAAAACATCTCTGTCACGTGgtacagaaataataaaacctttaaGTCCTTTATGGATTCGATTGAAGAGCCAGAAAAAAATTCTTACATACTGGGCGTCAACATCAGCAGGGAAGAGAGATTTGCTGAGTTTAGATGTGAAATTCAACTAAAAGTTGGGGAACTAAAACCACAACATCCTGTTATTTCTACAACACATCGTCTCTCAGCACGCT atgCCCCTGTGCTAAGAACAAATTCTAGCAAGATCATCACTATGGCCTGGGGTGGCAATGCAACTTTGCTCTGTGATATAGAGGGGAACCCACCTCCTGTGTATCAGTGGACCATTGATGAACAGCCTATGCTAGAAACCACAAACAGGCTTGACATTACCCAGGTTAACAGCAGTTCAATTTACAGCTGCACAGCTACCAATATTCTGGGAAAAACAACTATGAACATCTTTGTTGACAtggaagaaaatgacacaacagACCCTCCAGTCATGCCAACCCCTGAGGCATCTGAAA ATTGTGGCTTAACTGTGATGCCCTCCGAAGTTTATGTGAAATATGGAGATTCAGCTTCGATTAATTGCAGCACAACCAGCAAAGACCCTGCTTTAATGAACTGGGAGTTTGCAGTTGGCAAGACTTCTGGTACACCTCCTAGTGTCACTTGGATGATTGAGAAACTAGAAGATTTCACCGTGGAACCTTTTTGCTTCGTCACGCTGGATACTGATGAACAGTGCAAAATGAAACCGAACATCACTCTTTATA agctTCCAGATTCTGTGGCAGTCTCTGCAGCGGGTAATGGTCCAATGAAAGAAGGCGAAGAGCATCAGCTGCAGTGCCAGATTTACAGTGTGGCCCCTGCAAAAAAGCTCTTGGTGAAGTGGCATAAAGATGATAAAACTGTCCTCACTGATTACCTAAAAAGCTCTGATGTGACGCCACTCCCAGAATGCCTTAAAGACTCCACTGTGAGACTGTGCAATGTATCATCTATCTATACTTTCACTGTCAAGAAAAGTGACAATGGATCACTTTTCAGATGCGAGGTTGAGTTTCAGTTTGGCCCTGCAGGGCCACTGGTGCCCCCCTCCATGGCGTCAGAACCTTACACTACTGTTGTACACT ATAAGCCGACCATCAAAAATTGCCCTGGTTATGTTGGTGTGGAAAATAGCTTCCGCCTGAATGATTTGCCATGTGAAACTGATGGGAACCCTCCACCTGGTATTGAGTGGTATTACAATGGTACACTGATTGATTCATTCAAGGTCCTTACCAGGGCTGAATCTGGGATCTACAAAGCTACAGCGCGTAACTCAATGGGACAGGTTAACACTGATGTTCACATCACAGTTGAAT ATGCCCCCAGACTTTCCTGTCAGATGCTGTATGAGGTTGAAGTAGAAGACACACCGAAACCTTTGTGTAATCCAGAGGGTTTACCTCTCCCCAACATAACTTggtttaaaaatggaaaagagcACTTTCCACAGCGCTGGGAAAAAAATGAGAGTGGAAACTATTTAGTCAAAGCATTCAACAAACATGGAACAGCTGAGCACATGTTTTATCTGGACATTTTAT ATCCCCCAGAGTTCACAGAGCCAGATACAACCACAGGAGTTATTGTAGACGGAAATGTGTCTTTAGTTTGGGAAGCTGACGGGAACCCCAAGCCTGAAATCCAGTGTAACGACTCGTTAGCAGAGAATGTACGGGCGTCCACTGTGGGGCGCCAGAAGATCATAACCATCACAGGAGCCACGTCTACTAATGCAGGCCGTTACATCTGTGTTGCCACGAATAAAGTTGGGAAAGTGACAAGATCAACCACTCTGCTGTTAAAAG aTATGTCCACTGACCTCTCCCAGCACTGGTGGGTTTTCCTACT